One Oncorhynchus tshawytscha isolate Ot180627B unplaced genomic scaffold, Otsh_v2.0 Un_contig_6062_pilon_pilon, whole genome shotgun sequence genomic window carries:
- the LOC121845025 gene encoding uncharacterized protein LOC121845025, with translation MTGLCRSQVLIRQAYDRSQVLIRQSYDRSQVLIRQSYDRSQVLIRQAYDRSQVLIRQAYDRSQVLIGQSYDRSQVLIGQSYDRSQVLIRQSYDRSQVLIGQSYDRSQVLIGQSYDRSQVLIGQSYDRSQVLIRQAYDRSQVLIRQSYDRSQVLIRQSYDRSQVLIRQSYDRSQVLIRQSYDRSQVLIRQSYDRSQVLIRQSYDRSQVLIRQSYDRSQVLIRQSYDRSQVLIRQSYDRSQVLI, from the exons ATGACAGGCTTATGCAGGTCACAGGTCCTGATACGACAGGCTTATGACAGGTCACAGGTCCTGATACGACAGTCCTATGACAGGTCACAGGTCCTGATACGACAGTCCTATGACAGGTCACAGGTCCTGATACGACAGGCTTATGACAGGTCACAGGTACTGATACGACAGGCTTATGACAGGTCACAGGTACTGATAGGACAGTCCTATGACAGGTCACAGGTACTGATAGGACAGTCCTATGACAGGTCACAGGTCCTGATACGACAGTCCTATGACAGGTCACAGGTCCTGATAGGACAGTCCTATGACAGGTCACAGGTACTGATAGGACAGTCTTATGACAGGTCACAGGTCCTGATAGGACAGTCTTATGACAGGTCACAGGTACTGATACGACAGGCTTATGACAGGTCACAGGTACTGATACGACAGTCCTATGACAG GTCACAGGTACTGATACGACAGTCCTATGACAGGTCACAGGTACTGATACGACAGTCCTATGACAGGTCACAGGTACTGATACGACAGTCCTATGACAGGTCACAGGTCCTGATACGACAGTCCTATGACAGGTCACAGGTCCTGATACGACAGTCTTATGACAGGTCACAGGTCCTGATACGACAGTCCTATGACAGGTCACAG GTCCTGATACGACAGTCCTATGACAGGTCACAGGTCCTGATACGACAGTCCTATGACAGGTCACAGGTCCTGATATGA